Proteins encoded by one window of Aspergillus puulaauensis MK2 DNA, chromosome 4, nearly complete sequence:
- a CDS encoding GTPase-activating protein BUD2 (COG:T;~EggNog:ENOG410PJIU;~InterPro:IPR001936,IPR035892,IPR023152,IPR000008, IPR008936,IPR039360;~PFAM:PF00168,PF00616;~go_process: GO:0007165 - signal transduction [Evidence IEA];~go_process: GO:0043087 - regulation of GTPase activity [Evidence IEA]) → MESESSNGYKRNSMHQGAHSRPVERRPSKKSSSKDRHEPGNDSPLSEVERLPSSAAPSPRATARPRPSDREHRRDFNLYQSAGDEDDAQSDMTSHRARSRTATLDDQRSDISSNSLLARTRNRLGSINATPQPKTPEDHSIGFPSIQSPTYAPRTPGQQRLSRSPGSSGMGPSSTDSSKVLQLMKTTCGRMHGILSFRPSSTTPWTSGYCAINVAMGSLIYQAKGEPALAKTLIPDLRGCQVRSLVDPETRVSYLSVSTYTSGLGVELKPHVSETFDSWLAALLCWQPIRPKGVQNKMTKPQSVTITERRLADRRRNSESTVQKDAAIIKVGKMLLWDRPSASGVRPSSGRRISTFRQQRALSSSWQKVSCTLQENGVFRLFTESDITLVASIQLSQLSRCAIQQLESSVLEDEFCIAIYPQYTAHSASGLTRPLYLALESRVLFEVWVVLLRAFTTPELYGPATSANDDTVKTPSATDNNNPSTTPLSDMFRIERLLTVKVTEAKMFGSKGADETPRSRKQSRSHLTTTTAPATNDYYTEVLLDGEIRAKTAIKYRTPNPFWREEFTFNDLPPILSQVSIMVKTLNPTQRDWSLVAHGAYALNQDTNPTRLLDDVEVSSQDAMCGRVDIKLDDLEPGIENEKWWPILDEKGQCVGEMLMRVRMEETVVLMSHEYTPMSELLHSFSNGLTVNMAQIMSSELNQLSEALINIYQVSGTTVEWISALVEDEIDGIHKESTANRLRYTTRLHSNDTRETGQDREVLVRDLGRTATVEANLLFRGNSLLTKALDYHMRRLGKEYLEETIGERLYEIDETDPECEVDPSRIHRADDLERNWKNLVNLTTSVWKSIAGSASRCPAELRLIFRHIRACADDRYGDFLRSVTYSSVSGFLFLRFFCPAILNPKLFGLLKDHPRPRAQRTLTLIAKALQGLANMTTFGSKEPWMEPMNKFLVGHRSEFREFVDSICAIPADRPAPIVTPSYATPIQILGRLPPPSREGFPSLPFLIDHARSFANLIRIWLEVSPPKLAALEEVDAAIAQFNEIAMHLQKRTKECLNRAEQAERPSGNLEIKWEELVDSMERSVTLSEEPSSKPATPALAPTSALGPETVVSGAASLTGSHRNSIGYFASRPSLPRRSTDYAPEADEETPPSSSSATWDHARVPFSIPRWSEPRDSTGSSKNSSTYSLDYPDASKSRRSSMTRETTSKYGRFFDFVPAPSRRKGKDRDTNQQQSREELRNEF, encoded by the exons ATGGAGTCGGAGAGCTCGAATGGGTATAAGCGGAATTCGATGCACCAAGGTGCCCACAGCCGCCCGGTTGAACGGAGGCCCAGCAAGAAGTCGTCTTCGAAGGACCGCCACG AACCCGGAAACGATTCACCTCTGTCGGAGGTGGAACGCCTCCCCTCAAGTGCAGCCCCTTCTCCGCGTGCCACCGCTCGACCAAGGCCCTCCGATCGAGAACATCGACGCGACTTCAACTTATATCAATCtgctggagatgaagatgatgcacAATCGGACATGACAAGTCATCGGGCTCGCTCTCGCACTGCCACTCTCGATGATCAGAGAAGCGATATATCCTCCAATTCCCTCCTCGCCCGTACACGCAACCGCCTGGGTTCGATAAATGCCACCCCACAACCGAAGACTCCGGAAGATCATTCGATTGGGTTCCCGTCTATACAATCCCCTACATACGCCCCCCGAACACCTGGTCAACAACGGTTGAGCAGGTCTCCTGGAAGTTCGGGAATGGGACCGTCATCTACGGATAGTTCAAAGGTCTTGCAGCTTATGAAGACGACATGCGGAAGAATGCATGGCATTCTTTCGTTTCGACCGTCTTCTACTACCCCTTGGACTTCGGGCTACTGTGCTATCAATGTCGCTATGGGCAGTCTGATATATCAAGCGAAAGGGGAGCCTGCGCTGGCAAAAACACTCATTCCAGATTTACGTGGCTGTCAAGTTCGCTCTCTTGTGGATCCCGAAACCCGAGTAAGTTATCTCAGTGTTTCGACCTATACGTCAGGCCTTGGGGTGGAATTGAAACCCCATGTGAGCGAAACATTTGATTCCTGGCTTGCGGCTCTGTTATGTTGGCAGCCAATCAGACCAAAAGGCGTGCAGAATAAGATGACGAAGCCGCAATCTGTCACAATAACCGAACGTCGCCTGGCAGATCGCAGGAGGAACTCTGAAAGCACTGTGCAGAAGGACGCCGCTATTATAAAGGTGGGAAAGATGCTTCTATGGGATAGACCAAGCGCCTCAGGAGTTCGACCGTCTTCCGGTCGTAGAATTTCGACTTTTCGGCAGCAACGCGCcttatcttcatcctggcAAAAGGTGAGCTGTACACTGCAGGAGAATGGCGTCTTCAGACTCTTTACTGAGTCCGACATTACACTCGTCGCCTCCATACAATTGTCCCAATTGTCACGCTGCGCAATACAGCAATTAGAATCCTCCGTTTTGGAAGATGAATTTTGCATCGCGATTTATCCGCAATATACCGCGCATTCTGCGTCTGGCTTGACCCGCCCGCTTTACCTCGCTCTCGAGAGCCGGGTGCTCTTTGAAGTATGGGTTGTGCTCCTGCGAGCCTTCACCACGCCAGAGCTTTACGGCCCGGCCACCTCAGCCAATGATGACACCGTGAAAACCCCGAGCGCAACCGACAATAATAACCCAAGCACAACACCTCTTTCGGACATGTTCAGAATCGAGAGGCTACTAACCGTCAAGGTGACCGAAGCGAAGATGTTCGGCAGTAAAGGCGCGGATGAGACGCCTCGGAGTCGGAAGCAGTCCCGTTCTCACCTTACGACGACCACGGCACCTGCAACCAACGATTATTACACGGAGGTGCTCTTAGATGGGGAAATACGAGCGAAGACCGCCATCAAATATCGTACACCTAATCCATTTTGGCGGGAAGAATTTACCTTCAATGATCTTCCTCCAATCCTATCTCAGGTTTCAATTATGGTGAAAACTCTCAATCCAACACAACGCGATTGGTCATTAGTGGCACATGGCGCATATGCCTTGAATCAGGACACAAACCCCACCCGTCTAttggatgatgttgaggtATCGTCTCAAGACGCCATGTGCGGAAGGGTGGATATCAAACTAGACGATCTGGAACCAGGCATCGAGAACGAAAAATGGTGGCCCATTCTGGATGAGAAGGGCCAATGTGTTGGTGAGATGTTGATGAGAGTTCGGATGGAAGAGACGGTTGTGCTTATGTCTCATGAGTACACACCGATGTCCGAACTTCTCCATTCGTTCTCCAACGGTCTTACCGTGAATATGGCCCAAATCATGTCATCCGAACTGAACCAGCTGTCTGAAGCacttataaatatctacCAGGTGTCAGGAACTACAGTGGAATGGATATCAGCGCTTGTTGAGGACGAGATCGATGGTATTCACAAAGAGTCCACGGCGAACCGACTCCGATATACGACCCGGCTCCATTCCAACGACACCCGAGAAACCGGCCAGGACAGGGAGGTCCTCGTTCGCGATCTAGGACGCACCGCAACGGTAGAGGCGAATCTTCTCTTCCGGGGGAACTCTCTGCTCACAAAGGCCCTTGATTACCATATGCGTCGACTGGGCAAGGAATACCTAGAAGAAACGATTGGTGAACGACTTTACGAAATAGATGAAACCGACCCTGAATGCGAAGTCGACCCGTCTCGGATACATCGAGCAGACGACCTCGAGCGCAATTGGAAAAACCTGGTAAACCTCACTACAAGTGTTTGGAAGTCGATTGCTGGATCTGCGTCACGATGCCCAGCGGAGCTGAGACTCATCTTTCGACATATTCGAGCCTGTGCCGATGATCGCTATGGTGATTTCCTCCGCTCGGTCACCTACAGCAGTGTCTctggcttcctcttcttgcggTTCTTTTGCCCCGCAATCCTCAACCCGAAGCTGTTTGGATTGCTGAAAG ATCATCCACGCCCACGCGCTCAGCGTACTCTGACACTGATCGCCAAAGCTTTACAAGGCCTGGCCAACATGACTACTTTTGGAAGCAAAGAGCCTTGGATGGAACCGATGAATAAGTTCTTGGTCGGCCACCGATCTGAGTTCAGAGAATTCGTGGATTCGATCTGTGCGATACCAGCTGATCGCCCGGCTCCCATTGTTACGCCCTCCTATGCCACTCCAATCCAGATTCTTGGCCGTCTACCACCTCCCTCACGAGAGGGATTCCCCAGCCTTCCCTTCCTAATTGACCACGCGCGGAGCTTTGCCAATCTAATAAGGATATGGCTGGAAGTTTCACCACCGAAGCTGGCAGCTCTGGAAGAGGTAGATGCTGCCATTGCGCAATTCAATGAAATCGCAATGCATCTACAAAAACGGACCAAGGAATGCTTAAACAGGGCAGAACAGGCAGAGCGTCCAAGTGGCAACCTGGAGATAAAGTGGGAGGAACTGGTTGACTCTATGGAACGCTCTGTGACCTTGTCCGAAGAGCCCTCGTCCAAACCCGCCACTCCCGCTCTAGCTCCGACTTCCGCTCTAGGGCCTGAGACCGTCGTATCAGGAGCAGCATCTCTTACCGGGAGCCATCGCAATTCCATCGGTTACTTTGCATCTAGACCGTCCTTACCTCGCCGTTCCACTGATTACGCTCCTGAAGCCGACGAGGAGACACCACCGAGCTCATCGTCTGCTACCTGGGACCATGCCAGGGTGCCTTTCTCAATACCAAGATGGTCAGAACCTCGGGATAGCACTGGGAGCTCCAAAAACTCTTCAACCTACTCACTCGATTATCCCGATGCTTCCAAGTCTCGTCGGTCTAGCATGACCCGGGAGACAACGAGCAAATACGGGAGATTTTTTGATTTCGTACCTGCACCTTCCAGACGCAAGGGCAAAGACCGTGACACCAACCAGCAGCAATCACGCGAAGAACTACGGAACGAATTTTGA
- the atgI gene encoding autophagy protein ATG9 (BUSCO:EOG092615CC;~COG:U;~EggNog:ENOG410PH3Z;~InterPro:IPR007241;~PFAM:PF04109;~TransMembrane:7 (i241-261o294-312i461-481o547-568i584-601o613-629i650-671o);~go_process: GO:0006914 - autophagy [Evidence IEA]), translated as MMASNVLSRFLPPNGAPSVYETIRQHDDDSDASDVEERAGLTFGDDVNLEARFSDRELEDAMADAAREESPSPSDTFLTPQRGHQTDASRSGPRRRKHSNPRWMQSMSPRPNPVDDEDNDDDHDDDVPASLLMEGQHDDDDLKIRLPPPPSHHLSDPQPSHPTRSPGRNHIRWDNTTDRRPSHDLPWRNHPRSLWSAGHPNLALVDPKEKAMWMWANVENLDNFLKDVYTYFLGNGIWSILLNRILSILTFAFIVGFTTFLTNCVDYHRVRRSKTLDQILIPKCTSKMSMSSTFLLWLLCLFWIGKVFQLLLDIRRLKNMHDFYHYLLGVSDTEIQTISWQEVVSRLMVLRDSNPATAGAVSANNRRLLGSQSKQRMDAHDIANRLMRKENYLIALINKDTLDLTLPVPFLRNRQLFSRILEWNINLCIMDYVFNEQGQVRPLFLKDTHRKALSDGLRRRFMFFGIMNIFIAPFIVVYFMMHHFFRYFNEYKNSPSQLSSRQYTPLAEWKFREFNELWHLFERRINLSYPFATRYIDQFPKDKTTQVAGFVAFVSGALTSVLALASIIDPELFLGFELTHDRTVLFYLGIFGSVWAFARGMVPEDTDVFDPEYALLQVIDLIHYFPSHWKGKLHSDDVRKDFAASYQMKIVIFMEEILSMIFTPFILWFSLPKCSERVIDFFREFTVHVDGMGYLCSFAVFDFKKGTNAMPQGHANQRDNARQDPRADYFSTKDGKMLASYYGFLDNYGGNPRPGHTNKRSFHPPPTFPSLGSPSLVGLGNVGNRQDLTQTRPGPATGIAGQQSTFGAARFGPPGIGEVDSPAPSLLLDPHHQPSASGFRTANRTTQHQRHRLARPPPEPVSESVFDDNESPITTTHRTASGQRTKPPYATSGSNGDPGTGDSNVEDSWRMNLMGDEADDGDADVENVDAIVGGAGVLGLIQQFQKANKDNRPRASVGL; from the exons ATGATGGCCTCGAATGTCCTATCTCGCTTCCTCCCCCCAAACGGTGCCCCGTCTGTATACGAAACTATTCGCCAACACGACGACGACTCGGATGCTTCTGATGTGGAGGAACGTGCTGGCTTAACATTTGGCGATGACGTCAACCTAGAGGCACGGTTTAGCGATCGTGAGCTTGAAGATGCGATGGCAGACGCTGCCCGAGAGGAATCTCCAAGTCCGAGTGACACCTTTTTGACTCCTCAAAGAGGGCATCAGACGGATGCTTCTAGATCTGGGCCTCGCCGCCGTAAACACAGCAACCCCAGGTGGATGCAATCAATGTCTCCCCGGCCGAACCccgtcgacgatgaggacaaCGACGATGACCATGATGATGACgttccagcttctcttctGATGGAAGGTCAacatgacgatgatgatttAAAAATACgactccctcctccgccctcgCATCACCTTTCTGATCCGCAACCATCTCACCCTACTCGTTCGCCCGGTCGTAACCACATTCGATGGGATAATACTACGGATCGGCGACCTTCCCACGATCTTCCCTGGCGGAATCATCCAAGGAGCCTCTGGTCAGCAGGTCATCCAAATTTGGCGTTAGTAGATCCGAAGGAGAAAGCCATGTGGATGTGGGCAAACGTAGAGAACCTAGACAACTTCTTGAAGGATGTCTATACCTACTTTCTGGGAAATGGTATCTGGTCCATTCTCCTGAACCGCATTTTGAGTATATT GACTTTTGCATTTATCGTGGGATTTACTACATTTCTCACTAACTGTGTCGACTATCATCGCGTCCGCCGGAGCAAAACACTAGACCAAATCCTGATTCCAAAATGCACGAGCAAGATGTCCATGTCTTCGACGTTCTTGCTCTGGCTACTTTGCCTTTTCTGGATCGGGAAAGTCTTTCAGCTGCTGTTGGACATTAGGAGGCTCAAAAACATGCATGATTTCTATCATTACTTACTCGGAGTGTCCGACACCGAGATCCAGACCATCTCATGGCAAGAGGTTGTCAGCCGATTAATGGTGCTGAGAGATTCCAACCCAGCTACTGCCGGTGCTGTATCGGCAAATAACCGCCGATTACTGGGCAGCCAGTCCAAGCAACGAATGGATGCTCATGATATTGCTAATCGGTTAATGCGCAAAGAAAACTATCTGATTGCGTTGATTAATAAAGACACCCTAGATTTGACGCTTCCAGTACCGTTTTTGCGAAACAGGCAACTATTCTCCCGCATCCTAGAGTGGAATATCAACCTATGCATTATGGATTATGTTTTCAATGAGCAAGGCCAAGTACGGCCACTATTTTTGAAAGATACCCATCGCAAAGCCTTGAGTGATGGCTTACGACGCCGGTTTATGTTTTTTGGGATAATGAACATATTTATAGCGCCTTTCATCGTCGTTTATTTTATGATGCATCATTTCTTTCGCTATTTTAACGAATACAAGAACAGCCCGTCACAACTCTCATCACGTCAGTATACGCCACTGGCTGAATGGAAATTCCGCGAGTTTAACGAACTATGGCATCTTTTTGAACGCCGAATCAACTTGTCCTATCCATTTGCAACTCGCTACATCGACCAGTTCCCCAAAGACAAGACTACTCAAGTTGCGGGCTTCGTTGCATTCGTTTCTGGTGCGCTCACCTCTGTGTTGGCTTTGGCATCCATTATAGACCCGGAACTATTTCTTGGGTTTGAATTAACGCACGATCGAACCGTTCTCTTCTACCTTGGTATCTTTGGATCTGTTTGGGCATTTGCGCGAGGAATGGTTCCCGAAGACACTGACGTCTTTGATCCCGAATATGCCCTTCTCCAAGTTATCGACTTAATTCACTACTTTCCAAGCCACTGGAAGGGGAAACTGCACAGCGATGACGTTCGAAAGGACTTCGCTGCATCGTATCAGATGAAGATCGTCATATTCATGGAAGAGATACTGAGCATGATCTTCACACCGTTCATTCTATGGTTCAGCCTGCCCAAATGCAGCGAACGTGTGATCGACTTTTTTCGCGAATTCACCGTCCATGTTGATGGTATGGGATATCTCTGCTCTTTTGCGGTCTTTGACTTTAAAAAGGGTACCAATGCTATGCCCCAGGGACATGCCAATCAGCGTGACAACGCAAGGCAAGACCCTCGCGCGGACTACTTTTCAACAAAGGATGGGAAAATGCTCGCCTCCTATTACGGATTCTTGGATAACTACGGCGGCAATCCTCGTCCTGGCCATACAAACAAGCGCTCGTTCCATCCCCCACCAACGTTCCCATCACTGGGATCTCCATCCTTGGTCGGGCTGGGCAACGTTGGGAATCGACAGGACCTAACTCAGACTCGCCCCGGACCGGCAACTGGAATTGCCGGCCAACAATCCACTTTTGGCGCAGCTCGATTCGGGCCCCCCGGGATCGGTGAGGTTGACTCTCCTGCTCCGTCGCTCCTTCTCGACCCGCATCATCAGCCATCAGCGTCTGGATTTCGAACCGCAAATCGCACCACACAACACCAACGCCATCGTCTAGCCCGCCCTCCACCAGAGCCCGTATCCGAATCTGTTTTCGACGACAATGAATCGCCTATCACGACCACACACCGGACGGCTTCTGGGCAAAGAACAAAACCACCATATGCAACTTCTGGGTCAAACGGCGACCCAGGCACGGGTGACAGTAACGTTGAGGATTCATGGCGAATGAATCTAATGGGCGATGAAGCAGATGACGGAGATGCAGATGTGGAAAACGTAGATGCCATAGTCGGAGGCGCTGGAGTCCTCGGGCTAATTCAGCAGTTCCAAAAGGCGAACAAGGACAATAGGCCTCGCGCGTCTGTCGGTCTCTGA
- a CDS encoding class I alpha-mannosidase 1A (CAZy:GH47;~COG:G;~EggNog:ENOG410PKHB;~InterPro:IPR036026,IPR012341,IPR001382;~PFAM:PF01532;~SECRETED:SignalP(1-27);~go_component: GO:0016020 - membrane [Evidence IEA];~go_function: GO:0004571 - mannosyl-oligosaccharide 1,2-alpha-mannosidase activity [Evidence IEA];~go_function: GO:0005509 - calcium ion binding [Evidence IEA];~go_process: GO:0005975 - carbohydrate metabolic process [Evidence IEA]), translating into MFRARRYRISLLVAVIFVLLILHFGRSRDQSVVLQVPPPPADDHKPPIPDQDVGDQAKNDKDNGDNKNPVKPPAPLGQPGQSGQHQPPSKGPNDRPAPPIERPGRPNTIPSQDKESSDHRPQTGAQTQSHNDEGTEEDTSSVPHWKPMPEQFPIDPETLIKLPTGPSKSLPKLQVKAKDESSTEKMHRMQQLESIKSAFLHAWNGYKVSAMGHDEVYPLRGGFSDPYNGWGATLVDTLDTLWIMDLKQEFSMAVDYLKKIDFTTTKREDVPVFETVIRYLGGMLGAYDISGHKYDVLLEKSVELANFLMGAFDTPNRMPDLYYMWKPEYATRNRRGGYSAVLAELGSLSMEFTRLAQLTKDNKYYDAIARITNALEGYQDRTKLPGLWPLNLDSSGCREIQGYEREVATVGEPVQGSPLSHKINPTSQSSHHTNQFGDIAEPAYHDKTDSSEPGSSKTFSKRTPPPKQDCYSGLNDPISGVDKFGLGALGDSTYELLPKEYLLLGGNNDQYLNMYKKAMVQVRKHLVYQPMLKNNRDVRFLSTMTMTKKLDASFTYEGTHLACFAGGMFAIGSKLLGLEDDLKLAGQLTDGCVWAYEATKTGIMPEAFLLVPCEKGKPCEWNDQTYYAALDPYAAKRLKSNSKRSAEPEKGNWHVVSTSESNTPSEKEETKKETTQQSTTNGPAFEKSATYGQTERLNSGETGELTQEEFVTKKIHKDRLPPGMVGIPARQYLLRPEAIESVFVMFRLTGDSYWREKGWNMFQAIDKATRTDLANSAIRDVTVDAPRPTDNMQSFWTAETLKYFYLLFSDPSVMSLDEYVLNTEAHPFKRPG; encoded by the exons ATGTTTCGTGCACGACGATATCGCATTTCTCTGTTGGTTGCTGTCATATTCGTCCTGCTTATACTCCACTTTGGCCGGTCTCGCGATCAATCTGTTGTCTTGCAGGTCCCTCCGCCACCCGCTGATGATCATAAACCCCCTATCCCCGACCAGGACGTGGGCGACCAGGCCAAGAATGATAAAGATAATGGTGATAACAAAAACCCGGTGAAACCACCAGCTCCGTTAGGACAACCGGGACAATCGGGACAACATCAGCCACCCTCCAAAGGTCCAAATGACAGGCCAGCCCCGCCAATAGAACGCCCAGGTCGCCCGAACACTATACCATCCCAAGACAAGGAATCTAGTGACCACAGACCCCAGACAGGCGCACAAACACAGAGTCACAACGATGAAGGAACCGAAGAGGATACGTCTTCAGTTCCTCACTGGAAGCCAATGCCCGAACAATTTCCAATTGATCCGGAGACTTTGATAAAGCTACCAACTGGGCCATCAAAATCGCTTCCCAAGCTACAGGTGAAAGCCAAGGACGAATCATCCACCGAGAAGATGCACCGGATGCAACAACTTGAGAGTATAAAATCGGCTTTTCTACATGCCTGGAATGGCTACAAGGTCTCCGCCATGGGCCACGACGAGGTCTATCCCCTTCGTGGTGGTTTTAGTGATCCATACAATGGATGGGGTGCAACCCTTGTTGACACCTTGGATACGTTGTGGATCATGGACCTGAAGCAGGAATTCTCCATGGCAGTCGACTATTTGAAGAAGATCGACTTCACAACCACCAAAAGGGAAGACGTCCCAGTTTTTGAGACCGTCATTCGTTACCTAGGTGGAATGCTCGGCGCCTATGATATCTCAGGACACAAATACGATGTGCTGTTGGAAAAGTCAGTTGAACTCGCAAATTTCTTGATGGGCGCTTTTGATACACCAAACCGGATGCCTGACCTCTATTATATGTGGAAGCCGGAGTATGCAACTCGGAATCGCCGAGGGGGTTACTCGGCGGTTCTTGCGGAGCTAGGCTCACTCTCCATGGAGTTCACGCGCCTAGCGCAATTGACCAAGGATAACAAGTACTACGATGCGATTGCCCGCATTACAAACGCACTCGAGGGTTATCAGGATCGCACGAAACTACCTGGCTTGTGGCCCCTTAACCTAGACTCGTCCGGGTGCAGGGAAATTCAAGGGTACGAGCGAGAAGTAGCCACCGTTGGGGAACCCGTCCAAGGCTCACCCTTATCCCACAAGATCAATCCAACAAGCCAGTCGTCACACCATACGAACCAATTTGGTGACATTGCAGAACCAGCTTATCATGACAAAACTGATTCGTCGGAACCCGGTTCTTCAAAAACATTCAGCAAACGGACACCTCCCCCAAAGCAAGACTGTTATAGTGGCCTCAATGATCCAATCTCTGGGGTTGACAAATTTGGCCTTGGTGCTCTTGGCGACTCTACATACGAGCTCTTACCAAAGGAATACCTGTTGCTTGGTGGTAACAACGACCAGTATCTAAACATGTACAAAAAAGCTATGGTCCAGGTACGGAAGCATCTTGTTTACCAACCGATGCTCAAAAACAACCGTGATGTCCGGTTCCTGTCAACCATGACTATGACAAAGAAGCTTGATGCGTCATTCACCTACGAAGGCACCCACCTTGCCTGCTTCGCTGGTGGTATGTTTGCCATTGGCTCCAAACTGTTAGGGCTAGAAGACGACCTCAAATTGGCCGGCCAGCTGACGGATGGCTGTGTCTGGGCGTATGAGGCCACCAAAACAGGAATTATGCCGGAGGCATTCCTGCTGGTCCCCTGTGAAAAGGGGAAGCCGTGCGAGTGGAACGACCAAACTTACTATGCGGCCTTGGACCCTTACGCTGCTAAGAGGCTAAAGTCAAACAGTAAACGGTCTGCCGAACCCGAAAAGGGGAACTGGCATGTCGTCTCAACATCTGAATCCAATACTCCATCCGAGAAAGAGGAAACCAAGAAAGAAACAACCCAGCAGTCAACCACTAACGGACCAGCGTTCGAGAAGTCAGCCACCTACGGACAGACCGAACGTTTAAACTCTGGTGAGACGGGAGAGCTCACACAGGAGGAATTCGTCACGAAAAAGATCCACAAGGACCGCCTTCCACCAGGCATGGTAGGGATCCCAGCCCGTCAGTACCTCCTTCGACCAGAAGCGATAGAATCCGTTTTTGTTATGTTCCGTCTCACAGGCGACTCTTACTGGCGAGAGAAAGGCTGGAATATGTTCCAGGCTATTGATAAAGCCACAAGGACGGACCTAGCCAATTCTGCTATTAGAGACGTCACCGTCGACGCACCGCGACCAACAGACAATATGCAGTCTTTCTGGACTGCGGAGACCCTAAAATACTTTTATCTCCTATTCAGTGATCCGAGCGTGATGAGTCTTGATGAATATGTCCT AAACACCGAGGCCCATCCATTCAAACGCCCCGGATAG